From Cryobacterium sp. GrIS_2_6:
AATTGACCGGTCGCGCTACGACGTGATCCCGATCGGGATCACCCGCGACGGTGCGTTCGTGCTCGAAGCGGATGACCCGGCGCACTTCGCACTCGGATCCTCCGCAGCGGAGCTTCCCGTCGTCACCGACAACGGTAGCCGGGTGCACTGGCCGGAATCGTCCCTCGACCGCACGCTCCGCGTCGTCGACGCCCCCGGTGCCGCAGCCCGCGTGCTCGGCAGCGTTGACCTCGTCTTCCCGATCCTGCACGGCCCGTACGGTGAGGACGGCACCATCCAGGGGCTCCTCGAACTGCTCGGCCTGCCGTTCGTCGGATCCGGCGTGCTCGCCTCGGCGCTCGGGATGGACAAGCACTTCACCAAGACCGTTTTCCAGCAGGCCTCGCTTCCGGTCGCACCGTGGCGCACGATCACTGCGGCCGACTGGGCCGAAGCGCCCGGAATGGCCTACGCGGCCCTCGCCGAACTCGGGCTGCCCGCCTTCGTCAAGCCGGCCCGCGCCGGCTCGAGCGTCGGCGTGAGCCGGGTCACAGACCCCGCCGAGCTGGTCCGTGCCATGGAGACCGCCCTCGCGGAGGACGACAAGGTCCTGATCGAGGCCGGTCTCGTGGGCCGCGAACTCGAGGTGGCCGTGCTGCAGGGCCCTCCGGGGGAGCCGTCGCGGGCATCCGTCGCCGGAGAGGTACTCGTCACCGGGCGTGACTTCTACGACTTCGACGCCAAGTACCTGGGGGCAGCGGGCATCCAACTGGTATGCCCGGCCGCCCTGACCCCGGCCGAGCTCGCCGAGATGCAGCGGATGGCGATCCGGGCGTTCGAGGCCATCGACGGTGCCGGGCTGGCGCGGGTCGACTTCTTCCTGACGGACACCGGCTGGGTCATCAACGAGATCAACACCATGCCCGGCTTCACGCCGATCTCGATGTTCCCGACGTGCTGGCTGCAGAGCGGCTATACGTATCCCGCGCTCATCGACGAATTAATCTCTGTCGCGCTCGCCCGCCGCGGTGTCCGGGAGCGGGACCCGCTTCCTGCCTGAACAGGTGCGGCAGGCGTCGTTCAGGGCGCGAGGGTTCCGCCGTCGGTGGGCAGGGTCACGTCGGCGGCCCCGAGGCACTTGGCCGTCGCGGGGATGACCGCCATCACGGCGGCCAGGTCGACGAGCACCGTCGAGCCGCTGACCTTGCCCGAGTCGATGACGACCTCGCTCGCCGGGGTGCGCCCGTACGTCGTGTACCGGTAGAGCGGTGCGGCGGAGTCGTCTTCGATCCAGTCGATGCCGTTGACGTTGAGGCACGGCAGCGTCGTGGGAGCAGGCACCGCGACGCCGCAGTGCAGCAGCACGGCGGCCGGGCTGCCCCACGCGCCCGTCGCCTGGGCGTTCGTTTCGCGTTCGGCCTGGTCGGCGACGAGCGTCGGCAGGTGCACGACGACGTCTGCACAACCGGGGTTCACCGCGTCCGCCGCGGGTTCGAGGGCGACGCTCGCCGTGCATCCGCTCAGGAGCACGACGCCGGCCAGGGCGAGCGTCGACGTGGCGAGGCTGCGGCGGGTACGGGAACGGAGAGACATTCCATTCAGGCTACCGTTTGAAGATGACCACTGCTGCGAGAACCCCTGCCGCGAACGCATCCTCGGCGGCTGCGTCGGAATCTCGGGCTGCGCGAGACACCGGTGCGGCTGCGACGAACGCGGGGCCGGCGAACCAGACCCTCGCCGAGCTCAGCGAGGGCGAGGTGCTCGCCCGCATCTTTCCGCGGCTGCCGGATGCTGCGACTCAGCTGCTCGGACCCGGCGACGATGCGGCCGTGCTCCGCGCCCCCGACGGGCGATACGTCGTCACGACCGACATGATGATCCAGGGGCCCGACTTCCGGATGGCGTGGTCCACGCCGCACGACCTCGGCTGGAAGGCCGCGGCCACCAACCTGTCAGACGTCGCCGCGATGGGCGCCCGCCCGACGGCGCTCGTCGTTGCGATCGCGGCGCCGCCGTCGACCCCCATCTCCGTGATCGAGGGCATCGCGGACGGCCTCCGGGACTGCTGCGCAGTGCTCGCACCGGGATGCGGCGTCGTCGGTGGCGACCTGTCCGCCTCTGACGCCCTCACGTTGGCCGTCACGGCCTTCGGAGACCTCGAGGGACGGGAGCCGGTCCTGCGCTCCGGAGCGCGCGCAGGCGATGTCGTGGCCCTCGCCGGGGGGCTCGGCGAGGCCGGGGCCGGCCTCGCGCTGCTCTTCCGGCACGGAGTCGACACGAACGGTGTTCCGGATGCCGCGCTGGCCGCGGCCGTGCGGGAGCGCTACCCGGTCGAGGTGGGCGCCCAGCTCGCCCCGACGCCGCCGATCGACCGCGGCCCTGCCGCGTCCCTCGCGGGCGCGACCGCGATGATGGACCTCTCCGACGGCCTCTTCATCGACGCCGGGCGCCTTGCCAAGGCGAGCGGGGTCGGCATCGACTTCGCGGCGGATTCCCTCGGCGACAGCGTCGGACTCGCGCTCGGCGGCGGCGAGGACCACGGCCTGCTCGCGACCTTCCCTGCCGGCGCCGTGCTGCCCGAGGGCTTCCGTGTGATCGGCAGGACTACGGATGCCGCCGGCACGGTCCTCGTCGACGGCTGCGCGCACGAGCAGGGCGGCTGGGACCCGTACCGCGGCTGGGACGGCGCCCTCGGCTGACCGCGCCTGCGGCGGCTACGAGCCGGCGAGCACCGGGGCGGCGTACCAGACGGTCGTGTCGCCGTAGTCCTTGCGGCGCTCGGAAGCGAGGCCAGGACCCCAGGACGGCTCAGGGGAGCGGGAGCTGCGCTCGACGACGACGAGGGCGTCCGGGTCGAGCAGGGGGGTCAGGGCGAGCAGGTTGTGCCCGAGTTCCACGTCGGAGAGCTCATACGGCGGGTCGAGGAAGACGAGTTCGAACCCGTCGCCCGTCGCCGCGAGAAATGACTGTACGGCCTGCGCGGAGACGCGGATCGACGGGGCGTCCTTCTTCGGGGCGGCCTTGAGCACCGCGTCGGTGTTCTTCCGGCACATCTGAGCGGCCCCGTAGCTGTTCTCGACGAGGGTCACGATGCGGGCACCCCTGCTCGCGGCCTCGAGCCCGAGGGAACCGGAGCCCGCATAGAGGTCGAGCACCCGGGCGCCCCGGATGATGTCACGGGCGTCGAGGGCGGAGAAGATCGCCTCGCGCACCCGGTCGCTCGTGGGGCGTGTGCCCGACTTGGGAACAGCGAGGGGCAGGGAACCGGCGAACCCGGAGATGATGCGCGTCATGTCCGTTCGAGCCTAGCCGGACCGCAGTGTCGGCGGCCGCGCCTACGATCGAAGGATGACGGATGCGACCGCGGCGGACGGCGAGAAGCTCACCGGCGCCCTGACCCTGGATACCCCGCTCACGGCACGCGGAACGATAACGGCCGCCGACGCGAAATCGCTCGCCAAGGCGTTCGACATGCGCACCGTCGGCGACCTGCTCAGTCATTACCCTCGCCGCTACGCCAGGCGCGGCGAGCTCAGCGCGATCAGCGAACTGCCGCTCGACGAACAGGTCACGATCTTCGCCGAGGTGCGTTCGGTCTCCACCCACGACATGAAGACCCGCAAGGGCTCGATCACGACCGTCAAGATCTCCGACGGCCGCGGCATCCTCACCCTCACGTTCTTCAACCAGGCCTGGCGCGAGAAGCTGCTCGCACCGGGCACCCGCGGCATGTTCACCGGCAAGGTCACCTCGTTCAAGAACCAGCTGCAGCTCGCACATCCGCACTACAAGCTCTTCGTCGCCGGGAGCGACGAGGAACAGGAACACGAGATTCCCACGGAAGGCGAGGCCTGGCTCGTCGAGCCCGTCCCGGTCTACCCGGCGACCGCCGCGGTCGCGAGCTGGGACTTCCAGACGATCGTCGGAAAGATACTCAAGCACCTCGGCCCCGTCGAGGACCCGCTCCCGCCCGCGCTCCGCGCCGAACGCGGCCTGCTGCCGCACCGGAAGGCCCTCGAGCTCATCCACCAACCCGCCGTCGACGCCGACTGGATCAGGGCCCGCGACACCCTCCGGTTCACCGAGGCATTCGTGCTGCAGAGCGCGCTCGTGCAGCAGCGAAACGCCGCCAGGGCGACGAAGTCGACCGCACGGGTGCCCGTCCCCGGCGGGTACCTCGAACGCTTCGACGCCCGCCTTCCGTTCACCCTCACCGGCGACCAGCAGACCGTTGGCGCCGAGATCGCGAGGGACCTCGCCGACACCGCACCGATGAACCGGCTCCTGCAGGGCGAGGTTGGCTCCGGCAAGACGCTCGTCGCGCTCCGGGCGATGCTCGCCGTCGCCGACACCGGGGGACAGGCCGCCCTGCTCGCGCCGACGGAGGTGCTCGCGGCCCAGCATCTGCGGTCGATAGTGCAGATACTCGGCCCCGACCTGGCCGCAGAACTTGTGCCCGTGCTGCTCACCGGCAAACTGCCCGTCGCCCTTCGGCGCAAGGCGTTGCTGCGCGCGGTCTCCGGCCAGGCCAGGATCGTGATCGGCACGCACGCCCTCCTGGCCGAATCGGTATCGTTCTTCGACCTCGGACTCGTGGTCATCGACGAACAGCACCGCTTCGGCGTCGATCAGCGCGAGGCACTCCGCCTCAAGGGTGCTGTGCCACCACACCTCCTCGTGCTGACGGCGACACCGATCCCGCGCACGGTGGCCATGACGGTCTTCGGCGACCTTGACGTGTCGACGATCGCGATGCTCCCGGCCGGCCGGCAGGGCATCCAGACCTATGTCGTGGCGCTCGCCGAAAAGCCGCAGACCTTCTCGCGCGTCTGGACCCGGCTGGCCGAGGAGGTCGCCCTCGGGCGGCAGGGTTTCGTCGTGTGTCCTGCGATCGCGCCGAAGGAACTCGAGGAGGGTCAGGAATTCGAACAGCCGGCGACAGAGAAGGGCGCCGCCGACGCCGCGCCGGCCGTACCCCCGGAATCCGTCGAGGTCGTGCTCGAGAGGCTGCGCGCCCGGCCAGAGCTCGCCGCGGCCAGGATCGAACCACTGCACGGCCGGATGACCGCGGACCAGAAGGACCAGATCATGCTCGCCTTCGCCGCGGGCCAGATCGATGTGCTCGTGGCGACCACGGTGATCGAGGTCGGCGTCGACGTGCCGAACGCTTCGGTGATGGTGGTGCTCGACGCCGACAGGTTCGGCGTCTCGCAGCTCCACCAGTTGCGCGGGCGGGTCGGCCGCGGTGGGGTGCCGGGGCTCTGCCTGCTCGTCACCCGTGCGGAAGCCGACTCTCTCGCCCGGTCGAGGGTCGAGGCCGTCGCCGCGACCCTCGACGGCTTCGAGCTCGCCGAGATCGACCTCGAGCTGCGCAGGGAGGGCGACGTGCTCGGCAGCACGCAGTCCGGCGGGCGTTCCTCGCTGCGCCTGCTCCGGGTCGCGACCGACGGCGAACTCATCCTCGAGGCGCGTACCCACGCGCAGGAGCTCGCGGCGGATGACCCCGAGCTCGCGAGCGTGCCGGCCCTGCGCGATGCGGTGCGCCGGCGACTCGACGACGCGGAACGCGCCTCGCTCACCAAGGGCTGAACGCCGGACCGCCGAATGAGACCCGACCAGCGCAATCGTCACCGGTCGGGGTTGTTTCGGGCACCCAGCTACCCGCGAAGTGGGGGTGATTCCCGGCCTATCCCGTCCCGCGAGCGCGGTGCTACGGTGCCTCAACAATCAAACAGGTCCTTCCCCTGGCTTGCGCACCAGCACGATCGGGGACGATTTGGGAGTCTATCCGGGCTCGGTGAAGAGCTTAATCGACCCGGGTGCCGTCCGCCGGGAATCGTCGACCACACCGCGATGGAACACACCCGGCCCACGCACCCGCCCACCTTTTCGATTCCCGACGCCCGAACGGAAGTTGACATGATCCAGTCCTATCTGCGGAACGCAAGCGATGCGCCACGAGTGACCTTGCGTAGTCCCCTCCGGCGGCGGCCAAGGTGGCGCGCCTTCGGAACCGTGTCCGTGATGATGCTGTCCCTGGGATCGGTTCTCGGACTGTCAGTCCCGGCCCAAGCGGCGATCTCTGACCCGCCGACCGTCGTCAGCTTTACTTTCGACGACGGCAACGCCGATCAGGTTGCGGCTCTGCCGATCCTCGAAGCTGCCAACATGCGAGGCACCTTCTATGTCCCAACCGGATGGGTCGGCGCCTCGGGTTATCTCAATTTGGCCCAGTTGACGGCACTCAAGAACAGCGGGCATGAGATCGGTGGCCACACGGTTAGCCACCCGGATCTGGCGACCCTCCCAGCTGTTGAGGTCACCAAGCAAATCTGTCAGGGCCGTAACACCCTGGATTCCTGGGGCTTCCCGACTACTGACTTCGCATACCCATACGCGAGTGTGACGCCGGCTATCGAAGCCGCGGTCAGCGCGTGCGGCTTCAACAGTGCCCGCAATCTGGGCGACACTTTCACGCGGTTCGGGGGTACCCCCGGTCTGTTCGCCGAGACGATCCCGCCCGCCGATGCCTTCCAGACTCGGGCGCCCGACGAAGTTGACTCGACGTGGACCCTCGCCGATCTGCAGAAGACCGTGACCGACGCCGAGACAAGCGGCGGCGGTTGGGTCCAACTGACATTTCACCACGTCTGCGACACGGCACCGGGCGTGTGCGACCCGCTGAACCTGACGATCACCCCGACCCTGCTTCAACAATTCGTCAGCTGGCTCGCCGCCCGGGCACCCACTGCATCGGGATCCACCACCAACACGACGGTGAAGACAGTACAGCAGGTGATCGGCGGGGCTGTGAAGCCCTTGGTCGCGTCCACGAACACTTTCAGGGCGGCACCTGCCGCAGGCGTGAACGGCGTGATCAACCCGAGCCTCGAGACGGCGAGCAGTATTGTCACGGTTCCCGCACAGCCCCCCCAGTGCTGGCAGTCCGGCGGCTTCGGTATCAGCACGGCTACCCTCACGACGCTGGGCACGGCCGCCGAGGCGCATAGCGGGACAAAGGCCGAACAACTCGTGGTGACGGGCTTGGTCAGCGGTGACGCGAAGCTCGCCCTGATGCAGGACCTCGGCACCTGTGCACCGACCGCGACCCCCGGTCACACCTACTCATTGCGAGCTTGGTACAAGTCGACAGTGACCACCCAGTTCGACCTGTTCTACCGCAACGCAGTCGGAGGCTGGACCTACCAGACATCGAGCCCGCTGTTCGCTGCGGCCACCGCGTATACGCAGGCGGCCTGGACGACGCCGGTCGTGCCTGCCGGCGTCACCGGGATCAGCTTCGGACTCAATTTGATCAGCAACGGCACGCTGGTGACCGATGACTACGCCCTGTATGACACCGTCGGGGCCCCTGCGACCGTGGTGACGCCGGCCGTCCCGACCATCACAGGTGTTGCCGCGGTCCGACAGGTCCTCACCGCCGTTCCAGGAGCCTGGACCCCGGTTCCGATCGCCTTCACCTACCAGTGGTCGGTTGGAGGGGTCATCGTTCCCGGTGCAACCGCCGTGACGTATACACCCGTCCTCGCCGACCAGGGGAAGACCGTCACCGTGACAGTCACCGGCACGGCGACCGGCCTTCCCGCGGTTTCCGCGACAAGCGTCGCGAGCGCCGCAGTGGCTGCGCCCGCCGCGGCGACGGCCACGCGGTTGTGGGGTCAGGATGCTTATGGCACGTCGGCCGCGATCTCGGCTGGCACGTTCCCGACGCCGGGTGTGCCGGTCGCGTACGTTGCGACGGGCGAGACCTACCAGGATGCATTGTCCGGTGCCGGTGCTGCCGGGGTGAACAAGGGTCCGGTACTGCTCGTCCAGCAGAATGGGATCCCGGGTGTCATCGCGGCGGAGCTTGCCCGGTTGAAGCCGGCTCGGATCGTGGTGCTCGGCGGTAATCTGGCTGTCTCGGATGGTGTCTTCGCGAGCCTCTCCGGGGTCGCGCCGACGACGCGGTTGTGGGGTCAGGATGCCTATGGCACGTCGGCCGCGATCTCCGCTGGCACGTTCCCGACGCCGGGTGTGCCGGTCGCGTACGTTGCGACGGGCGAGACCTACCAGGATGCATTGTCCGGTGCCGGTGCTGCCGGGGTGAACAAGGGTCCGGTACTGCTCGTCCAGCAGAATGGGATCCCGGGTGTCATCGCGGCGGAGCTTGCCCGGTTGAAGCCGGCTCGGATCGTGGTGCTCGGCGGTAATCTGGCTGTCTCGGATGGTGTCTTCGCGAGCCTCTCCGGGGTCGCGCCGACGACGCGGTTGTGGGGTCAGGATGCCTATGGCACGTCGGCCGCGATCTCCGCTGGCACGTTCCCGACGCCGGGTGTGCCGGTGGTCTACCTGGCCACGGGCGAGACCTACCAGGATGCATTGTCTGGTGCCGGTGCCGCCGGCGTCAACCAGGGACCGGTGCTCCTCGTCCAGCCCAACGGCATTCCCGCCGTCATCGCGGCTGAGCTCGCCCGGTTGAAGCCGGCCCGGATCGTGATTCTCGGCGGAAACCTCGCGGTGTCCGACGCGGTCATGGCCCAGTCGCTGGCCCTGGTCGGCTAGATCGCGCACGAAGGCCAGGCGGGAGACTCCGCCTGGCCTTTCGCGCGCGCTCACCGGCCGGCGAATTTGGCCTCCCAGCAGGGCGAATGCCGAGAGTGTGCCGCCCGGGGAGGCGCGAGACGTGCTCGCGGGTTAGGGTATTGCGTATGCGCAGGATCGCCGTTGTCCCTGGTTCATTCGACCCCGTCACGCTGGGTCACCTCGACGTGATCGAACGGGCGGCGGGCCTCTTCGATGAAGTGCACGTGCTCGTCGTGCACAACCCCGACAAGACGGCCCTCCTGCCGATCAGCCAGCGCGTCTCCCTTCTGCAGCGGGCGATCGCAGACGCCGGGCTCCCGGACACCATCATCGTCGCTTCCTGGAGCATGGGCCTCCTCGTCGACTATTGCCTCGAGGTCGGGGCGAGCGTGCTCATCAAGGGCATCCGTTCCCAGGTCGACGTCGCATACGAGACACCGATGGCGATCGTGAACCGCAACCTCGCGGGCGTCGAGACCATCTTCATGCTGCCTGACCCGGCGAATGCGCACGTCTCCAGCTCCCTCGTGCGACAGGTCGCCGCGCTCGGCGGCGACATCGCGCCATACGTGCCCCGCGTCGTCGCGCAATACCTGCAAAAGGCACCCGTGTGACCGCCCCGCCCGCCGGCGCGACAACGGATGTCCCCGCGGGCGTCCCGACGCAACGCGCCCCGGGCATCCGACCGGCACCGGCGACCGTGCCGGGGGCGGACCCCGCACCCGACGCAGACCTCGACCTCGACCTCGTGGCCGAGGCCGGCCGGGCCATCGTCCGCAACGTCGAAACGGTCATCGCAGGCAAGCACTCAGCCGTCGTCACCGCCCTGACCGTGCTCCTCGCCGAGGGCCATCTCCTCATCGAGGACGTGCCCGGCGTCGGCAAGACCATGCTGGCCAAGGCCCTCGCCCGCTCAGTCGACTGCTCAGTCAGCCGCATCCAGTTCACACCGGACCTGCTCCCTTCCGACGTCACGGGCGTGAGCGTCTTCAACCAGGTCGACCGCAGGTTCGAGTTCAAGCCGGGGGCCATCTTCGCGAACATCGTGATCGGCGACGAGATCAACCGGGCGAGCCCGAAGACCCAGTCGGCTCTCCTCGAGTGCATGGAGGAACGCCAGGTCACCGTCGACGGCGCGACCTACCTCCTTCCGCTCCCGTTCACGGTCGTCGCGACCCAGAATCCGATCGAGATGGAGGGCACATACGCCCTCCCCGAGGCCCAGCGGGACCGTTTCATGGCCCGGATCTCGATGGGCTATCCCGACACGACCTCCGAGCTCGCGATGCTCGACTCCCGCGACACCTCGAGCCCGCTCGCCGGAATCGACGCCGTCGTCACCGGCGCCCAGTTGCGGGCCATGATGACGGCGGCCCGCGGTGTCTTCGCCTCCAGCGCCGTCAAGCAGTACGCCGTCGACATCGTGCGGGCCACCCGTTCGGACAAGGACCTCCGCCTCGGCGCGAGCCCGCGGGCAACCCTGCAGCTCATCCGTGCCGCCAAGGCGCAATCCGCTCTGCAGGGCCGTGACTTCGTGCTCCCCGACGACATCGATGCGCTTGCCGTCGCCGTCCTCGGCCACCGGCTGGTGGCGAGCAGCCGGGTGCTCGGGCACCAGCATCAGGACTCGAGCCCGCTGCTCGAGGACATCGTGCGCCGGATCCTCGCGGCGACCCCGGTGCCGCTCGGCGCCTCCGGTCGACCGTAGCCGCCATGTCTGCGCGGCGACCTCCCTCGCGGCCGGTTCGGTTTCCCCGGCTCACCCTCCGGGGCGGCGCCTTCCTCAGCGGGGGAGCGGTGCTGACGGTGGTGTCATTCTCGGAGAACCGGCGGGACCTGCTGTTCATCGCCCTCCTGCTGGTCTCGGTGCCGATCGTCGCCGGGCTGTCGGTGGCCCTCCGGCCCGTCCGGGTGCGCGTCGGCCGTGACTTCCGCCCCAACCTCGTCTCCGCGGGCGGGCAGACGACTGGGCTGCTCACTGTCGAAAACGTCGGGGTGCAGCCGCTTTCCGGGGTGCGCTGGCGCGAGACCGGCCCGATGGGGACGACGCCGATGCCCAGGGATCTCCCGTTGCCGCCGCTCTCCGGGCTCGGAGGCGGGTGGGGCCGCAGTGGCGGCTGGGACGGTTTCGGCGAGGGCCCCGACGCGGCCGCCCGAACCGTGCGCCTCGAGTGCCCGCTCCCGCCGCACGCGCGGGGACGGTACGAGTATGGGCCGGTCGTGCTCGCCCGGTCCGACCCGTTCGGACTCGTGATGGCGCGCTGGGCGGTCGGCGGCCGGCATGAACTGGTCGTGACTCCCCGGGTGACACCCCTTCCCGGCCGGGGGCTCGCGAGCATGCTCGGTGGGGGAGAAGCCCTCGAACGGCAGCGACTGCTCAACCAGAATTCGGACGAGCTGATCGCTCGCGAGTACCGGCCAGGGGACTCGCTGCGCCGGGTGAATTGGCCGGCCACCGCACGCCACGGCGAGATCATGGTGCGGCAGGAGGAACACCGGAGTGACTCGGGGGTGCGGTTCGTGCTCGACACGCTCGCGCCCACCGAATCGGGCGATCGCGAGGTCGACCGGGCGCGGCGAGCGAGTGCGTTCGAGCTCGGGGTGGAAGTGGCGGCATCCGTCTGCACGCACCTGCTCGCAGCCGGATACCGGGTCGATGTCCTCGAGCTCGGCCCTGCCCAACTCGGAACTGCCCGGCTCGGCCGTACCTCGAACGGTGCCATGGCCGCAACCGATGCCGCACCACTCAGCGCGACCGGGCTCGGCGGCTCTCCCGTGGCCGGGAACGGTGCGGGAGGTGCGGTCGGGTCGGGAGATCCGATCTCCTATCGCGGATCCGGCGGCATTTCACACCTGCTCGAGGACCTCGCGGGCATCGTCCAGGTCCCTGCTGAAGCCAGGGACGCCGGCACCGGCGAACCCAATGGGCTCCTTACGCGCGCGCGCGTCGCCCGCGGGGCGCTCCCGACCTTCGCTGTACTCGGCGCCGGGGCCGGCCTCGACCTGGCCGTTCTCGCCGCGCTCGCGGCACGTGCCCGGCCGGCGATCGCGTTCGTGCTCGAACCCGTGCCGACGGATGCCGCTGAGCGGCTCAGGGAGGCCGGCTGGCGGTGCGTACCGGTGCGTTCGGCTATCGCACTGCCCGAAGTATGGCTCGACGCCGTCGGCGGGAGGGGGGCGCTGCATGAGCCTGCGTGAACGGATCCTGCCAGAGCGAACGATGCCGGCCAGGCCGTCGCCGCGACCGGAAACGCCTGGCCGCCGGAGAACAGAGAAGCGCTTCTCCGGCTCCCGCTGGCCCGTGACCGGTGCGCTCGCGCTGCTCCTTCTCGTCGGGATGACCGCGCTGGGTCCTCTCCTGCAGGGCACCGGCTGGTGGTGGCTGATGGCGGTCGAAGCGGGAGCCGTCTTCGTCGTCTCCGCGGGCATCCGCTTGCTCGGCCCCAGGCCCTGGGTCGTCCCACTCGCCGGTGCCGCCGTGATCGTCGGGAGCGTCACCCTGCTCTTCGGCGGCGGAACAGGGCTGCTCTGGCTCGTGCCGACCGGCGATACGATCGACCGGTTCCGCACCCTCGTCGAATCGGGGATCGCCTCGGTGCAGTCCCAGGGCACCCCGGCTGATCCCGTGACCGGCATCCTGTTCCTGCTCTGCATCGGGGCCGGTGTGATCGCGGTGCTCATGGACGCCCTCGCGATCACCCTGCGGGCGCCGGCGCTCGCTGGGCTGCCCGTACTGGTGCCTGTCGGCGTGCCAGGATTCATCCTCGACAACGGTGCGGAGAAACTGACCCTCGTGCTCACGGCCACGGCATTCCTGCTGCTGCTGCGGATCGACGTCCTCGGCCGGCGCGGCGGGGTCACAGCGGGAACGGGCGAGAGCATCGGGACCGCCGGCTCTCGTGGGCCTGCCGGGCGGGGCTGGCCCGTCACCGGGGCCTTCCTGGTCGGCGGGCTCGGCATCGTCACGGCGCTCGTGCTCAGCATCGCGGTTCCCAACCTGCCCGGCGACGGGCGCGTCGGCGGCCGGGCCACCGGTCCGCTTCTCTTCGGCGACGGCGTGAGCGCCATGGTCAACCTCGGGCAGGATCTCCGGAGTTCGCAGGCCGGCGCCGCACTGCACTACCGGACGAGTGCCGCTCAGCCGCCCTACCTCAAGCTGCTCACCCTGGATCGGTTCGTCGGGCCGAGCTGGACCGCTCGCCTCGAGCCGACCAACACCGGGAACACCGTCGACGCAATCGACCGGCCGCCGGGGCTCTCCGCCCAGGTCGCCACGACGGAGGAGTCCACCCAGGTCGTCATCGACGGGGTTGCCTCGGCCTGGCTGCCCACCCCTGGCGCGGCCACGAAGGTATCCGGGCTCGTCGGCGACTGGTACTGGAACGGGCCCACCGGGACGATTTCGAGCACGAACAGCAGTACCCGGGGCCAGGAGTACACCGTCACCTCCCTCGCCCTCGAGCCCACTCCGGAGCAGCTTCGCGCAGCGACGGGCCGATACCCGGTCAGCGTCGAGTCGAGCCTTCGCCTGCCACGGAACAGCCCCCTGATCATCGAGCAGACCGCTCGCGCGGTGACATCGGGAACGACGACGCCGTATGACGCTGCCGTCGCCCTGCAGGAGTACCTGAGGGGGAGCGAGTTCACCTACGACACGACCGCACCGGTCGAGGACGGCTATGACGGCGGCGGGGTCGACGTGGTCGGTACCTTCCTTGAGGTCAAGCGCGGTTACTGCGTGCATTTCGCCTCCGCGATGGCGGTGATGGCCCGCTCGCTCGGCATCCCGGCGCGCATCGCGATCGGCTATCTTCCCGGTTCCCGCTCCTCGGACTTCATCGAGGGCAGGGACCGTTTCAACGTCGACGCCCACGACCTGCACTCGTGGCCGGAGCTGTACTTCACCGGCATCGGCTGGTTGCC
This genomic window contains:
- a CDS encoding cell wall-binding repeat-containing protein; protein product: MMLSLGSVLGLSVPAQAAISDPPTVVSFTFDDGNADQVAALPILEAANMRGTFYVPTGWVGASGYLNLAQLTALKNSGHEIGGHTVSHPDLATLPAVEVTKQICQGRNTLDSWGFPTTDFAYPYASVTPAIEAAVSACGFNSARNLGDTFTRFGGTPGLFAETIPPADAFQTRAPDEVDSTWTLADLQKTVTDAETSGGGWVQLTFHHVCDTAPGVCDPLNLTITPTLLQQFVSWLAARAPTASGSTTNTTVKTVQQVIGGAVKPLVASTNTFRAAPAAGVNGVINPSLETASSIVTVPAQPPQCWQSGGFGISTATLTTLGTAAEAHSGTKAEQLVVTGLVSGDAKLALMQDLGTCAPTATPGHTYSLRAWYKSTVTTQFDLFYRNAVGGWTYQTSSPLFAAATAYTQAAWTTPVVPAGVTGISFGLNLISNGTLVTDDYALYDTVGAPATVVTPAVPTITGVAAVRQVLTAVPGAWTPVPIAFTYQWSVGGVIVPGATAVTYTPVLADQGKTVTVTVTGTATGLPAVSATSVASAAVAAPAAATATRLWGQDAYGTSAAISAGTFPTPGVPVAYVATGETYQDALSGAGAAGVNKGPVLLVQQNGIPGVIAAELARLKPARIVVLGGNLAVSDGVFASLSGVAPTTRLWGQDAYGTSAAISAGTFPTPGVPVAYVATGETYQDALSGAGAAGVNKGPVLLVQQNGIPGVIAAELARLKPARIVVLGGNLAVSDGVFASLSGVAPTTRLWGQDAYGTSAAISAGTFPTPGVPVVYLATGETYQDALSGAGAAGVNQGPVLLVQPNGIPAVIAAELARLKPARIVILGGNLAVSDAVMAQSLALVG
- the coaD gene encoding pantetheine-phosphate adenylyltransferase; translated protein: MRRIAVVPGSFDPVTLGHLDVIERAAGLFDEVHVLVVHNPDKTALLPISQRVSLLQRAIADAGLPDTIIVASWSMGLLVDYCLEVGASVLIKGIRSQVDVAYETPMAIVNRNLAGVETIFMLPDPANAHVSSSLVRQVAALGGDIAPYVPRVVAQYLQKAPV
- a CDS encoding AAA family ATPase, whose amino-acid sequence is MAEAGRAIVRNVETVIAGKHSAVVTALTVLLAEGHLLIEDVPGVGKTMLAKALARSVDCSVSRIQFTPDLLPSDVTGVSVFNQVDRRFEFKPGAIFANIVIGDEINRASPKTQSALLECMEERQVTVDGATYLLPLPFTVVATQNPIEMEGTYALPEAQRDRFMARISMGYPDTTSELAMLDSRDTSSPLAGIDAVVTGAQLRAMMTAARGVFASSAVKQYAVDIVRATRSDKDLRLGASPRATLQLIRAAKAQSALQGRDFVLPDDIDALAVAVLGHRLVASSRVLGHQHQDSSPLLEDIVRRILAATPVPLGASGRP
- a CDS encoding DUF58 domain-containing protein, coding for MVSFSENRRDLLFIALLLVSVPIVAGLSVALRPVRVRVGRDFRPNLVSAGGQTTGLLTVENVGVQPLSGVRWRETGPMGTTPMPRDLPLPPLSGLGGGWGRSGGWDGFGEGPDAAARTVRLECPLPPHARGRYEYGPVVLARSDPFGLVMARWAVGGRHELVVTPRVTPLPGRGLASMLGGGEALERQRLLNQNSDELIAREYRPGDSLRRVNWPATARHGEIMVRQEEHRSDSGVRFVLDTLAPTESGDREVDRARRASAFELGVEVAASVCTHLLAAGYRVDVLELGPAQLGTARLGRTSNGAMAATDAAPLSATGLGGSPVAGNGAGGAVGSGDPISYRGSGGISHLLEDLAGIVQVPAEARDAGTGEPNGLLTRARVARGALPTFAVLGAGAGLDLAVLAALAARARPAIAFVLEPVPTDAAERLREAGWRCVPVRSAIALPEVWLDAVGGRGALHEPA